The Vannielia litorea nucleotide sequence CCGGCGGCACGCGCTGGCTGTCGGGCCTGTCCCACTCCATGCCGATCGCCACCAGCGCCCGTGTCCAGGCCAGCGCGCCGGGCAGGTGGATGATGTTGCGGATCAGGGCGCGGGTCTCCGGCGTCAGGCGCTCGGGGTCGACGCGCCCCGCAGGCACCCGCCCCTGCGCCGCCTCGGCGAGCAGCGCGTCGGAGGGCTCGAGCGGGCCCGCCCCGCCGGCTGCCGCGATCACCTCCGCCACCGCATCATTGCCGAAGACGCGGGCCGTGGCATAGGGGCTGCGGCCATCCCAGCGGGCGGTCAGCGAGGCGCCCGCGCCGATCAGCAGTCGCGCCATGCGGGCATCGCACCGGCGCCGGGCGCATTGGTGCAGGGCGGAGGCGGTCGTCATGACCTCGCCGCTCGGATGGTCGGCCACGCCCTCGTTGGGGTCGGCGCCCGCGTCGAGCAACATCCGCACCGCCTCGTGATCGTTGAAGTCGAGCGCCCGCAACAGCGCATTGGTCCCATCGTTCCGCGCCCCTGCCGCCAGCAGCATCTCCAGCCCCTCGTGATGGCCCAGTTCGGTGGCGTGATAGAGCGACTCGCCGTCGTTCGGGTTGGCGCCCTGCGCCAGCAGCCAGCGGCCCAACGCCATGTTGTTGCCATGGCCGATGGCGCCGTAGAGCGGCGAGAGCATGTGCCCCGATCCGCCCGGCTCGGGCTTGCCGGCGTTCACGTCGGCGCCATGGGCGCGCAGCACCTCGGCCAGCGCCAGCATGTCGGCCTCCTGCCCGTCGCCGTGGATGTGGCGGGAGAAGGCCAGGTGGCACAGCGGCGGGGCGCCGGCCACCTGCGCCGTGGCGACGCCGGGATCGGCGGCGAGCGCGGCCTGCACGGCGGCGCGGTCATAGAGCGCCGCCGCGATCCCCAGGTCGGCCCGCGCCAGGGCCGGATCGAGCGCCAGCACCTCGCGCACGGCCCAGTGGAAGCCGTTTTCCAACGCCTCCCGCAGCCGTCGAAGGCGCTGTTCGGGTGAGGCCGCCTTCAGCTCGAGCCGTGTCTTCAGCCGTGGCCAGCTCTCGGCGTCCGCCTCGCGGGCGATGACATGGAGGGCATCGACGTGCCGCAGCGGCGCAAGGCGATCGGGCGGAAGCTGCGCGGCGGCCCGCGCGCGCGCCTCCGGCGCACCGGCGGCATGGGCCTTCTTCAGCCGCTTGGCGGCCCGGCGGAAACGGTCGATTTCGGAGGTCATGGTCAGGTTTCCCTTGTCAGGGCCCGATGGTCCGCCGGTGCTGGGCCACAAGAAAAACCGGAGATCGGCTTGTGAGCGTCAGGGCGCCTTTCGGCTTTCCGCGGACCGGGGGTGCCGCCCTGCGCGGCCCCATCAGCCTAGCCCGCGTCCTGCGACATGGGCAAGGCCGGCCGACGCTGCTAGGTTGCCCCCATGCAGGACGGATGCCCCGAAGACCCCGACACCAGGACCGAATGGGCCGAGAATCGCACCGACTGGGCCGAGGACCGCACGCTCATGGCCAACGAGCGCACCTTTGCCGGGTGGATGCGCACCGGTCTGGGCGCGGTTGCGGTGGCGATCGGCCTCAAGGCCGTTTTCGGCGATTTCGAGCCGACATGGGCGGCCAAGGCGGTCGCCTCGGGGTTCCTCCTGGCGGCGCTGGTGATCTTCTGGTTCGCGCAGGCCAATGCCCGCCGCACCCACGCCCGGCTGTCCGACCATGCCGCCGAGCCGCTGAAGCACACCCATTTCGCACTGGTCGCGGCGATCTTTGCCCTCGCCACGGTGGCGGTGGGCTTTGTTCTCTGGTCGCTCTGAAGGTTCTGCCGCCCTGACGCCGCGCCGCCGCGCCCCGCGCTGGACCTCACCCGACCCAACCCCTAGATTGGCATGGACCCGCGAGAACGAGGCGCAATGAGCGACACCCCCAGCACCGGCTACCAGGTTCTTGCCCGCAAGTACCGCCCGCAGACCTTTGCCGACCTCGTCGGACAGGAGGCGATGGTGCGCACCCTGCGCAATGCCTTCGAGGCCGACCGGATCGCCCAGGCCTTCATCATGACCGGCATCCGGGGGACCGGCAAAACCACCACCGCGCGGATCATCGCCAAGGGGCTGAACTGCGAGACCGGGCCCACCACCGACCCCTGCGGCGAGTGTGCCGCCTGCAAGGCCATCGCCGAGGGCCGGCACGTGGACGTGATCGAGATGGACGCCGCGAGCAACACCGGGATCGACGACATCCGCGCCGAGGTGCTCGACACGGTGCATTACGCGCCCGCGTCGAGCCGCTACAAGGTCTACATCATCGACGAGGTCCACATGCTGTCGAAGAGCGCGTTCAACGCGCTGCTGAAGACGCTGGAGGAGCCGCCCGCCCACGCCAAGTTCATCTTCGCCACGACCGAGATCCGCAAGGTGCCGGTGACGGTGCTCTCCCGCTGCCAGCGGTTCGACCTGCGCCGGATCGAGCCCGAGGACATGATCGCCCTGATGCGCCGGATCGCCGAGGCCGAGGGCGGCAAGATCACCGATGATGCGCTGGCGCTGCTGGCGCGCGCTTCCGAGGGCTCGGCCCGCGACGCGACCTCGCTGCTCGACCAGGCGATCGGCCAGGGTGGCGAGGAGGCGAGCGCCGAGACGGTGCGGGCCATGCTGGGCCTCGCCGATCGCGGCCGCGTGCTCGATCTCTTCGAGTTGGTGCTGCGCGGCGATGCGGCGGGGGCGCTGGGCGAGCTGGCACAGCAATATGCCGAGGGTGCGGACCCGATGGCCGTGCTGCGCGACCTGGCCGAGGTGACGCATTGGGTTTCGGTGACCCAGATCACGCCGGACGCGGGCGACGACCCCACGATCTCGCCCGACGAGCGCGACCGGGGCCGGGCGCTGGCCGAGAGCCTGCCGATGCGGGTGCTCTCCCGGATGTGGCAGATGCTGCTGAAATCGCTCGAGGAGGTGAGCCAGGCGCCCAACGCGATGATGGCCGCCGAAATGGCGATCATCCGGCTCACCTATGTCTCGGAGCTGCCCACGCCCGACGAGCTGATCCGCAAGTTGCAGGACATGCCGGCACCGCCGCCCGGCCCGCCCAATGGCGGTGGCGGCGGCGGGGGCAGCCTGGCCGCACCCTCGCAGGGCGCCACGCCGGTGGCCCGCAGCGCAGCGCCGCCGCTTTCCGCTCCTGCCGGCACGCCCCACGGCACCGCCACGGCGCTGGCGGTGGAGCCCGAGGTGGCGCTGGCCCGCTATGCCCGCTTCGAGGACATGGTGGAGCTGATCCGCCACCACCGCGACGTGAAGCTGCTGGTGGAGGTCGAAACCACCCTGCGCCTGGCCCGCTACCAGCCCGGCCGCATCGAGTTTGAACCCACCGAGGATGCCGCGCCCGACCTGGCCGCCCGGCTCGGCGCGCGGCTGCAAACCTGGACAGGCGTGCGCTGGGGCGTGTCGGTCGTGGGGTCCGGCGGCGGCGAGACGATCGCCGAGCGGCGCGACGCCGCGCGGCTGGCACTGGAGGCCGAGGCGCTGAAACACCCGCTGGTGCAATCGGTTCTGGCAGAGTTTCCCGGGGCGAAGATCAAGGAGATTCGCACCGTGAAGGAGATCGAGGCGGAGGCCGCCCTGGAGGCGCTTCCGGAAGTGGACGACGAGTGGGACCCCTTCGAAGAGGACTGACCCGCCGCAAACCCGAAAGGTGAGAGCATGTTGAAAGGACTGGGCCAGCTGGGCGACATGGCCAAGATGATGAAGGCCGCTCAGGAGATGCAGGGCAAGATGGCCAAGCTCCAGGAGGAGCTGGCCGAGATGACCGTGGAAGGCGAGAGCGGCGCCGGGCTGGTGAAGGCCCGCTGCACCGCCAAGGGCGTTCTGAACGGGCTCGATATCGACCCCTCCATCTTCAACCCGGACGAAAAGGAAGTGGTCGAAGACCTGATCCTCGCCGCGATCAAGGACGCCCAGGCCAAGGCCCAGGTCCGCGCCCGGCAGGAGATGGAGAAGATCACCCGCGAGATGGGCCTGCCCGAAGGGATGGACCTGCCGCTCTGAGGCAGGCCGGCCCATGGCGGAAGACCAGGAAGAGATCGAGGGGCTGATCGCCCTGATGGCCCGGCTGCCGGGCCTCGGCCCGCGTTCGGCCCGGCGCGCGGTGCTTCAGCTGATCAAGAAGCGTGGGCAGCTCTTGGTGCCGCTGGCCGATTCGATGCGCCGGGTGGCCGAGACGGCACGGGAGTGCCTGCGCTGCGGCAACGTGGGCACCGCCGACATCTGCTCGATCTGTCTCAGCGAGAAGCGCGGCACGGGCGAGCTCTGTGTGGTCGAGGACGTGGCCGATCTCTGGGCAATGGAACGCGCCGGCGTGTTCAAGGGCCGCTATCACGTGCTGGGCGGCGTGCTGAGCGCGCTCGATGCCGTGGGGCCGGAGGAGCTGCGTATACCGCGATTGGCCGAGCGGGTCCGCGAGGAAGCGATCACCGAAGTGATCCTCGCGCTTAACGCCACGGTCGACGGCCAGACCACGGCGCATTACATCGCCGATCAACTCGAGGACATGGGCGTGAAGATCACCTCCCTGGCCCAGGGCGTGCCGGTGGGCGGCGAGCTCGACTACCTCGACGACGGCACCATCGGCGCCGCCCTGCGGGCGCGGAAGACTTTCTAGCCCGCAAGGCCCTCGCAGGTGGCGGGGCTGACCTCGATCACCGTCCACCCGGCCTTGAGCAGCACGCCTTCGTCGTAAACCTGCACGTAGTCCCAGGTCTGCCCCCCGGCGGGCTCGACCTCATGCGAGAACAGCACCACGTCGCCCGGCGCGAGGGTGAAGAGCGGCTCGGCAGCCTGGCTCGTGCCCGTGCGCAGGGCCACCGGCCCGCCCTTCCAGCCGATGCAGCCCGACTCGCCGTCGGAGCGGATCGGCAGCACCGCAAGGCGGCGGCGGATGTCGAGGTCGGGGATGTCGAGCGAAGTGCGGTTGCTGTCCACCACGCAGCCGTCCTCCGCCGTCGTCATCCGCTCCAGCCGTGCGGCCTGTGCCGCGCTCAGATCGGGTGTCTTGGTGGTGCAGCCGTCGTTGCCGAAGACCGCCTGCCCGAGCGGCGAGCCGAAGCAGTAGCCCACCTCGTGAAAAATCGCGTTTCGGGTGAACCAGAGCTCGTCGCAATAGCCGTCTCCGGCGAGGGCGGGGCCGGCGGCGAGAAAGGCAAGGGCAGAAAGGCGCATGACAAAGAAAATCCCGGCAGAAATCACTGCCGGGATGGTCTCGTGTCGGGCCGCTCGAATCAAGGGGCCGGGGCGGCTTGGCCGTAGGGGCGCGCAGGAGATCCTCGGGTCAGGCCCGAGGATGCCGGTGCGGGACCGCCCGGATCAGGGCTGCTCGTCGTCTGTGCCGCTCTCGTCGTCGGGCAGGTTGAAGAAGCTGTCGGCGTCGAGCACCTTCTCTTCCTTCTTCTCTTCCTCGTCGTCGTTGCCGCCGGTGAGGGTGAAGGTCTCGAGGCCCGAGATCGCCGAGGGGATCTTGGGCTCGGGATCGGCAGAGAGGCTCTGCTCGGTCGAGAGCAGCTTGCGGCGCTCGTCGTCCGAGATGTGCTCGCCTTCGCGGGCCTTCTTGGCGGCGGCCTTCTGCACGGCGGCGTCGAGCTCGGTCTGCTTGCAAAGGCCAAGCGCCACCGGGTCGATCGGCTGGATGTTCTGGATGTTCCAGTGCGTCCGCTCGCGGATGGCCTGGATCGTCGGCTTGGTGGTGCCCACCAGCTTGCCGATCTGGCCGTCGGTCAGCTCGGGGTGGAACTTGACCAGCCAGAGAATCGAGGCGGGCCGGTCCTGGCGCTTGGACAGTGGGGTGTAACGCGGGCCGCGGCGCTTTTCTTCGCCCACGGCGGCCTGGTTGAACTTGAGCTTGAGCTTGTGGCCGGGATCCTTTTCGCCGGCGTCGATCTCGTCCTGGGTCAGCTGGTTGTTGGCGATCGGGTCGAAGCCCTTCACGCCCTGCGCCACGTCGCCATCGGCGATGCCCTGCACCTCGAGCTCGTGCAGCCCGCAGAACTCGGCGATCTGGGTGAAGCTGAGGGTGGTGTTGTCGACCAGCCAGACGGCGGTGGCTTTGGCCATAAGGGGTTTGTTCATCTGAGGACTCCTTGAGCACGACTTTCCCGACGCCGGAAAGGCGACCCCGGGTTTTGGCGGGGCGAGTTCACGTTGTCGGGGAACTTGGGGGGCTGTATAGGGAAAACCGGTGAGGAAAGGAAGGGCGAATGCGGGGTTGGATCACGGCGGCACTGATCGGTCTGGCGGCGCCTGCCTGGGCCGAGGGCGAGCCGGCCGGGGACTTCGACTACTACGTGATGAGCCTCTCCTGGTCGCCCAACTGGTGCGCCCTCGAAGGCCGGGCCAAGGACTCGCCGCAGTGCGACCGTGGCCGGGGCTTTGGCTGGGTGCTGCACGGGCTCTGGCCGCAGAACGAGCGCGGCTGGCCCTCCTTCTGCCGCACCGGCCTGCGCGACCCCTCCCGCGGCGAGACGGCGCAAATGGCTGACATCATGGGCACTTCCGGCCTCGCCTGGTACCAGTGGAAGAAGCACGGGCGCTGCGCGGGGCTCTCCGCGTCCGACTACTACGCCACGGCCCGCGAGGCCTATGGCAGCGTCACGCGGCCCGAGGTCTTTCGCAGGCTGAAGGACCCGATCACACTGCCCGCTTCGGTCGTCGAGGAGGCCTGGCTGAAGGACAACCCCGACCTGACCGCCGAGATGCTGACCGTCACCTGCAAGGGCGGGCATATCCAGGAGGTGCGGATCTGCCTGACCAAGACGCTCGAGCCGCGCAGCTGCGGGGCCGATGTGTCGCGCGATTGCCGGATGCAGGATGCCGCCTTCGAGCCCATTCGCTAGAGGGGTGATGGCCCACAGGGTGAGTCGCGCCCGCCGCGTCTTCGGCAAACCGGGCCCCGGTCATACCGGAAAGGAATCGTCCACCGGAGGGTCGGCATAGGCCTCGGCGGAAGGGTCGGCCTCGGTGATCCAGGCCCGCGCCGCGCCCAGCTGGGCCAGCTCGAAACAGCGCACCGGCGCCGAGATCAGCGGCGCGAAGAGGCTGACGCCATGGCGGATCCAGCCGACATCGGTAACCACGGCGATCCGGGCGAAGTCGTGCAGGTGGCTCATGCCGAGCCGGGCGTCGCTGATCGCCGCGCCGGTGGTGAACCCCGCAAAGTCCTCGCCCAGCAGGTAGAACAGCCTCACATGGTCGTGCCGGCGCAAACGCTCCTCCAGCGCCGGGCGCAAGACCTCCTCGTAGGCGGCGGCGTCGATGGTGCCCTGGCCGGAGACGGCCAGCACGTCGGGCGGGTAATCGGGAAGGATGGTGAAACCGTCGGTCATGCGGCCTCCTTTCAGGGGATGGGCGCGCGCGTTCGGGGCAAAGCGTACACCGGGCATAAAACCCGACCAACCCCCCTTGCAATGCCCGGGAGGGCCGGTTAGATCACGCCTCCACGGACTGGTAGCTCAGTTGGATAGAGTACTTGACTACGAATCAAGGGGTCGGGGGTTCGAATCCTCCCCAGTCCGCCACTTAACCCCCTGAAATAAAAGAGAATTTTTGTGTTGCGCCTCGGCGATACTGATGCAGGCTGGCTAAGTTATTGATATTGCGTTATTTTACAGAACCCGCTCCGGACCCCAAGAAACCCATTTTTTGCCCGAAGGCGCGCGCCCAAGCCACTGTAATCATTTATAAATTTTGTGGCGAGGTTTGATAGACCACTTGATTTATATGTAAGTGGTCCCTGCCGGCGGTGAGATCGCGAGACAAGGGCGCATAATCAACTGTTATAAAACAATAATAATCCGAATGATGACGGTTGTTAGAAGGAGCATCTTGAGCATGACTGTTGCACCTTGCCTGCCCGTTTGCTCAGGTGCGATGAACCCCAGGGACCCACGTCCTAAAAATTGAGAATGTCGTCGAGGCACCATGCAGCTACAGGACCTGCTCACGGAATTTCGAATCGGGTCGAGGTCCGAACGCGAAAAGGGCGAATATTTCGAACGCGTGGTGAGAGTCTTTCTGGAGCAGGACGATGTGCAGCAGCAGTTCTACTCAGAGGTAGTGCCGTTCCACAAGTGGGCAGAGAGACACGGATGGAGCCAAACTGATACTGGCATCGACCTCGTCGCCACGCTTTCCGATGGGTCTGGCTATGCCGCAGTTCAATGCAAGTTCTACGCGCCTGAGTATCCCATCCAAAAGCCCGATCTCGACAGCTTCTTGTCAGCGGCGTCGAACGATATTTTCACCCGTCTGATAATCGCAGACACGACGCGAAAGGAGTTCGGTCGGAACGCACTCGAGACATTGAACAACCTTTCCAAACCTTGGAATCGGATCGCGATAGACCACTTGGAGGCAAGCCGGATTGACTGGTCGCAGTTCCTACGGACGGGCCGCGTAAGCCTCGCGAAGAAGAAAGAGCTGCGCGACCACCAGCGAGACGCCTTGTCCGCTGTCGAAAGTGGCTTTGAAAATGCGGACCGTGGCAAGTTGATCATGGCCTGTGGGACAGGCAAGACCTTCACGGCACTACGGGTTGCTGAGCAACTGGCAGGAAGTGGCAAACGTGTTCTCTTCATGGTCCCGTCCCTCGCACTCATGTCGCAAACCGTGAGGGAGTGGAAGAATGACTGCCAGGAGGAATTCTTCGCATTCTCTGCGTGTTCGGACGTTCGCGTTGGGCGCACGGTCGATGCGGACAGCCTCGATCTGAACGTCCACGACCTGGCCTTCCCAGCCACGACTGATCCCGAGAAACTGGCACGCCAGGTCAATGCCTCTGATGGCGACAAGATGACCGTTGTCTTCTCGACCTATCACTCGATTGATGTGCTCACTCGTGCCCAGAGGGACTACGGCCTGCCAGCGTTCGATCTGGCAATTTGCGATGAGGCTCACCGCACTACCGGCGTCACGCTCAAGGACGAGGACGACAGCACCTTTGTCCGTATCCACAGTGATGACTACGTGGTGGCCAAGAAGCGGCTCTACATGACCGCTACGCCGCGCATCTTCGGCGATGGAGCGAAACGGAAAGCAGACGATCACGATGCCGAGCTGGCGTCGATGGACGACGAGGCGAAGTTTGGCACCGATTTCTTCCACCGTGGCTTCGGCTGGGCGGTCGAGAACGAGCTGCTGACCGACTACAAGGTCGTGGTGCTGGCCGTGGACGAAGGGCTGATCTCGAACACGATCCAGAACCGTCTGAAGGTCGGCGCGGAACTTACCCTCGACGATGCGACCAAGATTATCGGCTGCTACAAGGCGCTCACGAAATCCGATCTGGCCGCCGACTTGGAATTCGACCCTCGACCGATGCGCCGTGCGCTGGCCTTCTGCCAAAGCATCGCGAAATCCAAGATCATCGAAGACGAGTTTGCGCAGGTCGTCGAGGAATACACCGGAAACGAGCTGATCGACGATGGGGGACATCTCAACACCGAGGTGCGCCACATCGACGGCGG carries:
- the recR gene encoding recombination mediator RecR — translated: MAEDQEEIEGLIALMARLPGLGPRSARRAVLQLIKKRGQLLVPLADSMRRVAETARECLRCGNVGTADICSICLSEKRGTGELCVVEDVADLWAMERAGVFKGRYHVLGGVLSALDAVGPEELRIPRLAERVREEAITEVILALNATVDGQTTAHYIADQLEDMGVKITSLAQGVPVGGELDYLDDGTIGAALRARKTF
- a CDS encoding YidH family protein, which codes for MQDGCPEDPDTRTEWAENRTDWAEDRTLMANERTFAGWMRTGLGAVAVAIGLKAVFGDFEPTWAAKAVASGFLLAALVIFWFAQANARRTHARLSDHAAEPLKHTHFALVAAIFALATVAVGFVLWSL
- a CDS encoding DNA polymerase III subunit gamma/tau, with amino-acid sequence MSDTPSTGYQVLARKYRPQTFADLVGQEAMVRTLRNAFEADRIAQAFIMTGIRGTGKTTTARIIAKGLNCETGPTTDPCGECAACKAIAEGRHVDVIEMDAASNTGIDDIRAEVLDTVHYAPASSRYKVYIIDEVHMLSKSAFNALLKTLEEPPAHAKFIFATTEIRKVPVTVLSRCQRFDLRRIEPEDMIALMRRIAEAEGGKITDDALALLARASEGSARDATSLLDQAIGQGGEEASAETVRAMLGLADRGRVLDLFELVLRGDAAGALGELAQQYAEGADPMAVLRDLAEVTHWVSVTQITPDAGDDPTISPDERDRGRALAESLPMRVLSRMWQMLLKSLEEVSQAPNAMMAAEMAIIRLTYVSELPTPDELIRKLQDMPAPPPGPPNGGGGGGGSLAAPSQGATPVARSAAPPLSAPAGTPHGTATALAVEPEVALARYARFEDMVELIRHHRDVKLLVEVETTLRLARYQPGRIEFEPTEDAAPDLAARLGARLQTWTGVRWGVSVVGSGGGETIAERRDAARLALEAEALKHPLVQSVLAEFPGAKIKEIRTVKEIEAEAALEALPEVDDEWDPFEED
- a CDS encoding ribonuclease T2 family protein — encoded protein: MRGWITAALIGLAAPAWAEGEPAGDFDYYVMSLSWSPNWCALEGRAKDSPQCDRGRGFGWVLHGLWPQNERGWPSFCRTGLRDPSRGETAQMADIMGTSGLAWYQWKKHGRCAGLSASDYYATAREAYGSVTRPEVFRRLKDPITLPASVVEEAWLKDNPDLTAEMLTVTCKGGHIQEVRICLTKTLEPRSCGADVSRDCRMQDAAFEPIR
- a CDS encoding DUF4453 domain-containing protein, producing MRLSALAFLAAGPALAGDGYCDELWFTRNAIFHEVGYCFGSPLGQAVFGNDGCTTKTPDLSAAQAARLERMTTAEDGCVVDSNRTSLDIPDLDIRRRLAVLPIRSDGESGCIGWKGGPVALRTGTSQAAEPLFTLAPGDVVLFSHEVEPAGGQTWDYVQVYDEGVLLKAGWTVIEVSPATCEGLAG
- a CDS encoding ankyrin repeat domain-containing protein, encoding MTSEIDRFRRAAKRLKKAHAAGAPEARARAAAQLPPDRLAPLRHVDALHVIAREADAESWPRLKTRLELKAASPEQRLRRLREALENGFHWAVREVLALDPALARADLGIAAALYDRAAVQAALAADPGVATAQVAGAPPLCHLAFSRHIHGDGQEADMLALAEVLRAHGADVNAGKPEPGGSGHMLSPLYGAIGHGNNMALGRWLLAQGANPNDGESLYHATELGHHEGLEMLLAAGARNDGTNALLRALDFNDHEAVRMLLDAGADPNEGVADHPSGEVMTTASALHQCARRRCDARMARLLIGAGASLTARWDGRSPYATARVFGNDAVAEVIAAAGGAGPLEPSDALLAEAAQGRVPAGRVDPERLTPETRALIRNIIHLPGALAWTRALVAIGMEWDRPDSQRVPPVQVAGWEGLPEIMGYLLSLGPDLGHVNGYGGDLLGTILHGAANAPDRATRDHAACARLALEAGLPLYRGYLLFTGSEEIAEMLADHAEAHPDRVVDNL
- a CDS encoding DUF1013 domain-containing protein: MNKPLMAKATAVWLVDNTTLSFTQIAEFCGLHELEVQGIADGDVAQGVKGFDPIANNQLTQDEIDAGEKDPGHKLKLKFNQAAVGEEKRRGPRYTPLSKRQDRPASILWLVKFHPELTDGQIGKLVGTTKPTIQAIRERTHWNIQNIQPIDPVALGLCKQTELDAAVQKAAAKKAREGEHISDDERRKLLSTEQSLSADPEPKIPSAISGLETFTLTGGNDDEEEKKEEKVLDADSFFNLPDDESGTDDEQP
- a CDS encoding STAS/SEC14 domain-containing protein: MTDGFTILPDYPPDVLAVSGQGTIDAAAYEEVLRPALEERLRRHDHVRLFYLLGEDFAGFTTGAAISDARLGMSHLHDFARIAVVTDVGWIRHGVSLFAPLISAPVRCFELAQLGAARAWITEADPSAEAYADPPVDDSFPV
- a CDS encoding YbaB/EbfC family nucleoid-associated protein, whose product is MLKGLGQLGDMAKMMKAAQEMQGKMAKLQEELAEMTVEGESGAGLVKARCTAKGVLNGLDIDPSIFNPDEKEVVEDLILAAIKDAQAKAQVRARQEMEKITREMGLPEGMDLPL